A genomic stretch from Diachasmimorpha longicaudata isolate KC_UGA_2023 chromosome 2, iyDiaLong2, whole genome shotgun sequence includes:
- the LOC135173118 gene encoding activating signal cointegrator 1 complex subunit 3 isoform X1, translating into MPKVPRISRSLRSFTTLDRAERLQYNDNDIVAKKIEEENRATGESEWEVLYRRFPKDVQARLSEVHQLVRMCCSDLCSSSSTITDQLSLDIVRHLMTLKSLPTNKDCEQIKALLCTADVTIVRKILNAASLIQSMLTEDELTLFDDLTGVYGDPKAFGSKIPYTPTRHYSSEETLRLSNMAHTVSLVTPNKFTMVYTPSQKEPKEFHHKDLLKYINESYKSYSTETSFEQFCTMIESCLKNSRTNAQGELYDLLGCDQLDFISYILTHRHHVEKFLATQKQLLRAGGPLKTEKCPQFGCQVIVQSQKEKELLKKVRKEEKKYLKASNKFEQNGETSDDDFDPLALRLKRQLALQASQAPILAPVKQRFLAVTSTTEKYPFVFDCQKDSKTIPGFVSGQKLILPENVTRKDSPLCEEVQIPVSSHNLDFTYTPIKISSLDEIGQMAFSGVKELNRIQSTVFNAAYNSGENLLICAPTGAGKTNVALLSVVHQLKLHLENGILKKNEFKIVYIAPMKALAAEMTASFNKRLGCLGVTVRELTGDMQLTKTELQQTQMIVTTPEKWDVVTRKGTGDIALTSIVKLLIIDEVHLLHGDRGPVVEALVARTLRQVESSQRMIRIVGLSATLPNYVDVARFLRVNPRKGLFYFDHRFRPVPLSQTFIGVKSTKPMQQIQDMDHVCYQQVVEMVRKGHQVMVFVHARNATVRTATKIKELAQQNDTIKLFKPDSDSKLTQKAFTSSRNKPLGELFSHGFSVHHAGMLRSDRNMVEKAFSQGTIKVLVCTSTLAWGVNLPAHAVIIKGTEIYDSKHGSFIDLGILDVLQIFGRAGRPQFDTSGHAVIITSHNKLSHYLSLLTNQFPIESSFITYLPDNLNAEIALGTISNVEEAVEWLGYTYLFVRMRLNPIPYGMLYQDVLEDPNLDKKRKELINTAAKHLDKAKMIRYNSRTGDLSSTDLGRTSSHFYLKYDTVEIFNELSKPIMTEAEILGMLCRAQEFQQLKVRDDEMQELDELTNEYCELAAQGGAENIHGKVNILIQTYLSRGRLSGFSLISDQAYIIQNALRISRALFEVMLRKNHATLASRLLNIAKMLEAQQWDHVTPLRQFVCLGQEIVQKIDDRHLTMSRLKEMDTKEIGDYLRNQRSAALVKKCCSEFPAIDLDAFIQPITRTVLRIKLMLKPEFRWNDAVHGKSSEAFWIWIEDTDTDYIYHHEYFLLTKKMVLSGDGQELVMTIPLPEPHPTQYIVKVISDRWLGCEQLLALNPQDLVLPETHPPHTDLLELQPLPVAALRNSRFEKLYNFTHFNPIQTQIFHCLYHTDNNVLLGAPTGSGKTIAAEIAMFRVFNQYPDRKVVYIAPLKALVRERMKDWRIRLEEKLRKKVVELTGDVTPDIRQIAKSDVIVTTPEKWDGISRSWQTRNYVKKVALIIIDEIHLLGEDRGPVLEVIVSRTNFIASHTERTLRIIGLSTALANAVDLASWLNIDKMGLYNFRPSVRPVPLEVHISGFPGKHYCPRMATMNRPTFQAIRQHAPSSPSLVFVSSRRQTRLTALDLIAYLAAEDNPKQWLHMPDVEMDNIVVNIKDVNLKLTLAFGIGLHHAGLQDKDRQTVEELFVNNKIQVLITTATLAWGVNFPAHLVVIKGTEYYDGKTKRYVDMPITDVLQMMGRAGRPQFDDSGVAVVLVHDIRKNFYKKFLYEPFPVESSLLEVLPDHINAEIVAGTISSKQQFLDYLTWTYFFRRLMKNPQYYDLIGLAPERINQYLSHLVDGTLVVLSESQCVSFDDEDQSLCPLPLGRIASYYYLSHKTIKYFSEQLKDNLALVECLKILCNAHEYSELPVRHNEDILNEELSKRCRYPGEAQTYDSPNTKAFLLFQCHVSRATLPSTDYGTDLKSILDQAIRILQAMIDIVAEGGWLSSTLRIIQLLQMMIQARWVDESALLTLPHVNKENLRIFQGLPRALPAFCAAASSNETKIQRILREEFKEQEIVEILQVAKTLPMIVVSLRLQGSEGDVRNIHLEEGRECLNVCANGEYTLLIQLKRCNPSPSRTHSPKFSKDKGEVWFLIIGDIEGKEVWAMKRIAGVGSVGRTHHLQFTAPEFPGRTQFTFYVMSDTYIGMDQQYDIPMNVTT; encoded by the exons ATGCCTAAGGTGCCAAGGATCTCACGATCCCTACGATCATTCACGACTCTAGACAGAGCAGAGAGACTACAATATAATGATAATGACATTGTTGCCAAGAAAATTGAGGAAGAAAATCGTGCCACGGG GGAGAGCGAGTGGGAGGTGCTCTACAGAAGATTCCCTAAAGATGTCCAAGCTCGATTGTCAGAGGTACATCAGTTGGTCAGGATGTGTTGCA GCGACTTGTGCTCCAGCTCCTCCACAATCACCGACCAGCTGTCTTTGGACATCGTTCGTCACCTGATGACCCTGAAGAGCCTTCCAACTAACAAAGACTGTGAACAGATAAAAGCTCTTCTATGCACTGCAGACGTAACAATAGTTAGAAAAATACTGAACGCAGCATCTCTGATCCAATCGATGCTCACCGAGGACGAACTCACTCTCTTCGATGACCTTACCGGCGTCTATGGAGATCCCAAGGCTTTCGGTTCGAAAATCCCCTACACCCCAACGAGGCACTATTCCTCCGAAGAAACTCTTCGCCTCTCCAACATGGCCCACACTGTCTCCCTAGTCACTCCCAATAAATTTACAATGGTTTACACCCCCTCCCAAAAGGAACCTAAGGAATTCCACCATAAAGATTTACTTAAATACATCAACGAATCCTACAAGAGTTACTCAACCGAAACGTCATTCGAGCAATTTTGCACAATGATAGAAAGTTGCCTCAAGAACTCGAGGACAAATGCCCAAGGAGAGCTCTATGATCTCCTCGGGTGCGATCAACTTGACTTTATCAGCTATATCCTGACACACAGACACCACGTGGAAAAGTTCTTGGCAACGCAGAAGCAACTCTTAAGGGCTGGAGGACCTctaaaaacggaaaaatgtcCCCAATTTGGCTGCCAGGTGATCGTGCAATCCCAAAAGGAAAAGGAACTGTTAAAGAAAGtgagaaaggaagagaagaAGTACCTGAAGGCCTCTAACAAGTTCGAGCAGAACGGTGAGACCTCTGATGACGATTTCGACCCCTTAGCCCTAAGGTTAAAACGTCAACTAGCGCTGCAAGCTTCTCAGGCACCGATCCTGGCGCCAGTGAAGCAGAGGTTCCTTGCAGTAACGAGCACCACTGAGAAATACCCATTTGTTTTTGACTGTCAGAAGGACTCGAAGACAATTCCAGGTTTTGTCTCGGGACAGAAGCTGATTCTCCCTGAAAATGTTACACGAAAGGATTCACCTCTCTGTGAAGAAGTCCAAATACCAGTTTCCAGTCATAATCTTGATTTCACGTACACTCCAATAAAGATCTCCTCTCTGGATGAGATAGGCCAGATGGCATTTTCAGGTGTCAAAGAATTGAATAGAATTCAGTCGACAGTATTTAATGCAGCTTACAACAGTGGAGAGAACCTCTTGATTTGCGCACCTACTGGTGCTGGAAAGACGAACGTGGCACTTCTCTCAGTTGTTCATCAGCTCAAATTACATCTGGAGAACGGAATCTTGAAGAAGAAcgaatttaaaattgtttaCATAGCACCGATGAAGGCCCTAGCTGCAGAGATGACTGCTAGTTTCAACAAACGCCTTGGGTGCCTTGGAGTGACAGTCAGAGAATTGACTGGAGACATGCAGTTGACTAAAACTGAGCTCCAGCAAACTCAGATGATAGTGACAACTCCGGAAAAGTGGGACGTTGTAACAAGGAAAGGAACTGGGGACATTGCTTTGACGAGCATCGTCAAGCTTCTTATCATTGACGAGGTACATCTGCTCCATGGAGACAGAGGTCCAGTGGTCGAGGCCTTGGTTGCCCGAACTCTCAGACAGGTTGAATCTTCCCAGAGGATGATCAGGATCGTTGGTTTGTCAGCAACACTGCCTAATTACGTTGATGTAGCTAGGTTTCTCAGGGTGAACCCCAGAAAAGGGCTGTTCTACTTCGATCACAGGTTTCGTCCAGTTCCCCTCAGCCAAACGTTTATCGGAGTGAAGTCCACGAAGCCGATGCAGCAGATTCAGGATATGGATCATGTTTGCTACCAACAGGTAGTGGAGATGGTTCGTAAGGGCCACCAGGTGATGGTGTTCGTCCACGCCAGGAATGCCACTGTCAGGACAGCAACAAAGATAAAGGAACTGGCTCAGCAGAATGACACCATCAAGCTCTTCAAGCCTGATTCTGACTCGAAGCTCACGCAAAAGGCCTTCACCAGCTCCAGGAACAAGCCCTTGGGAGAATTATTCTCCCATGGATTCTCAGTGCACCACGCAGGAATGCTCCGATCTGACAGGAATATGGTTGAGAAGGCGTTCAGTCAGGGTACCATTAAAGTACTGGTCTGCACTTCGACACTTGCTTGGGGCGTCAATCTCCCTGCACACGCCGTTATTATTAAGGGCACTGAAATCTATGACTCCAAACACGGATCATTCATAGATCTGGGGATTCTCGATGTTCTCCAGATATTTGGGCGTGCGGGGAGACCGCAATTCGACACCTCTGGACATGCTGTCATCATCACATCACATAATAAGCTTTCGCATTATCTATCATTGCTGACTAATCAGTTTCCGATTGAGAGCAGCTTCATTACGTATCTCCCCGACAATCTCAATGCAGAGATAGCCCTTGGGACCATTTCTAATGTTGAAGAGGCTGTCGAATGGCTCGGGTATACGTACCTGTTTGTGAGGATGAGACTGAATCCTATTCCTTATGGTATGCTCTATCAAGATGTTTTGGAAGATCCTAATCTGGATAAAAAACGAAAGGAGCTCATCAATACCGCTGCTAAACACTTGGATAAGGCGAAGATGATTCG ATACAACTCTCGCACTGGAGACCTGAGTTCAACTGATCTTGGAAGGACATCCAGTCACTTCTACCTAAAATACGATACAGTCGAGATCTTCAACGAGTTGAGCAAGCCCATAATGACCGAGGCAGAGATCCTGGGGATGCTGTGTCGAGCCCAAGAATTTCAGCAGCTAAAAGTACGTGACGACGAGATGCAGGAGTTGGACGAATTAACGAATGAATACTGCGAACTAGCAGCTCAGGGTGGTGCTGAAAACATCCATGGAAAAGTAAACATCCTCATCCAGACGTATCTCTCAAGAGGAAGGCTCTCCGGGTTCTCTCTCATCTCAGATCAGGCGTACATCATTCAGAACGCTTTGAGAATCTCTCGAGCGCTGTTTGAAGTGATGCTGAGGAAGAACCACGCAACACTGGCGTCAAGACTTCTGAATATCGCCAAAATGTTGGAGGCACAACAGTGGGACCACGTAACACCCCTAAGGCAATTTGTCTGCTTGGGGCAAGAAATAGTGCAGAAGATCGATGATCGACACTTGACGATGTCTCGACTGAAGGAGATGGACACCAAAGAAATTGGTGATTACCTTAGAAACCAGAGATCAGCAGCACTTGTGAAGAAGTGCTGCAGTGAATTTCCCGCGATTGATCTTGACGCATTCATCCAGCCAATCACAAGAACAGTCTTGAGGATAAAACTGATGCTAAAACCTGAATTCAGGTGGAACGACGCAGTCCATGGCAAAAGTTCGGAGGCGTTTTGGATATGGATTGAAGATACTGACACTGACTACATCTACCATCATGAATACTTTCTCTTGACGAAGAAGATGGTGCTCAGTGGTGATGGACAGGAGCTGGTGATGACTATCCCCCTGCCAGAGCCTCATCCCACTCAGTACATTGTAAAGGTCATCAGTGATCGTTGGCTGGGCTGTGAACAACTCCTGGCTCTTAACCCTCAGGATCTGGTACTGCCAGAAACTCATCCACCTCACACAGACCTGCTGGAGCTACAGCCACTGCCAGTGGCAGCGCTCAGGAATTCTAGATTCGAGAAACTCTACAATTTCACCCACTTCAATCCTATTCAGACACAAATATTTCACTGTCTCTATCACACTGATAATAATGTTCTGTTGGGTGCACCCACGGGATCAGGGAAGACTATTGCTGCTGAGATTGCCATGTTCCGGGTGTTCAACCAGTATCCGGACAGAAAAGTCGTTTACATTGCTCCACTTAAGGCTCTTGTTCGCGAGAGGATGAAAGACTGGAGGATTCGCCTCGAGGAGAAACTAAGGAAGAAAGTTGTTGAACTAACTGGGGATGTGACTCCTGACATCAGGCAGATCGCCAAGTCTGACGTAATCGTGACGACACCGGAGAAGTGGGACGGAATCAGTCGGAGCTGGCAGACTAGAAATTATGTGAAGAAAGTCGCATTGATCATAATCGACGAGATTCATCTACTTGGAGAGGATAGGGGGCCAGTTCTCGAGGTCATCGTTTCAAGGACAAATTTCATAGCTTCACATACGGAGAGAACTCTCAGGATCATTGGGCTTTCTACAGCATTGGCAAATGCCGTTGATCTCGCCAGTTGGCTCAATATCGATAAGATGGGACTGTACAATTTCCGGCCTTCGGTGAGGCCAGTTCCTCTCGAAGTCCACATCAGTGGCTTCCCCGGAAAGCACTACTGCCCGAGGATGGCCACAATGAATCGTCCCACCTTCCAAGCCATCAGGCAGCATGCACCTTCAAGTCCCTCCTTAGTCTTTGTGTCTTCACGAAGGCAGACAAGGCTGACAGCTCTGGATCTCATAGCCTACCTCGCAGCAGAAGACAATCCCAAGCAGTGGCTACATATGCCAGACGTCGAGATGGATAATATCGTGGTGAACATAAAGGACGTGAACCTGAAGCTAACTTTGGCCTTCGGTATTGGTCTTCATCACGCAGGCCTCCAGGACAAGGATCGACAAACAGTCGAGGAATTGTTCGTCAACAACAAGATTCAAGTCTTGATAACGACAGCCACCTTGGCCTGGGGCGTTAATTTTCCAGCGCACTTGGTGGTAATAAAGGGAACAGAGTACTATGATGGAAAAACAAAGAGATATGTTGACATGCCTATCACCGATGTCCTCCAGATGATGGGTAGAGCTGGACGACCGCAGTTCGATGATTCTGGTGTTGCCGTTGTTCTCGTTCACGACATTAGAAAAAACTTTTACAAAAAGTTTTTATACGAGCCCTTCCCCGTGGAGTCCAGTCTGCTAGAAGTGCTCCCTGATCACATCAACGCCGAGATCGTTGCAGGAACGATCTCCTCGAAGCAGCAGTTCCTGGACTACCTCACGTGGACGTATTTCTTTAGAAGATTGATGAAAAATCCACAGTATTACGACCTGATTGGGCTGGCCCCAGAGAGGATAAACCAATACCTCTCTCATCTAGTCGACGGAACACTGGTAGTGCTGTCGGAGTCACAGTGTGTGAGTTTTGATGATGAGGACCAAAGTCTCTGTCCTCTACCACTGGGGAGAATCGCCTCTTATTATTATCTCTCCCACAAGACGATTAAGTATTTCAGCGAACAATTGAAGGACAATCTAGCCCTGGTGGAGTGCCTGAAAATCCTTTGTAATGCTCATGAGTACAGTGAACTTCCTGTCAGGCACAATGAAGATATTTTGAACGAGGAGTTGTCGAAGAGGTGTAGGTATCCTGGGGAGGCTCAGACTTATGATTCCCCCAATACCAAGGCTTTTCTCCTATTTCAATGCCACGTATCGAGGGCAACTCTTCCCTCCACTGATTATGGGACTGATCTCAAGTCCATTCTGGATCAAGCCATTAGGATTCTTCAAGCCATGATTGATATTGTTGCTGAAGGGGGCTGGTTGTCCAGCACTTTGAGGATTATCCAGTTGTTACAAATGATGATTCAGGCCAGGTGGGTCGATGAATCTGCTTTATTGACACTGCCACACGTGAATAAAGAGAATCTGAGGATTTTCCAGGGATTGCCAAGGGCATTGCCAGCTTTCTGTGCTGCTGCTAGCTCCAATGAGACGAAGATTCAGAGAATCCTGAGAGAGGAGTTCAAAGAGCAAGAGATTGTGGAGATCTTGCAGGTGGCCAAAACTTTGCCGATGATTGTCGTCTCGCTGAGATTGCAAGGGAGTGAAGGAGACGTCAGGAATATTCATTTGGAGGAGGGGAGAGAATGTCTGAATGTTTGTGCCAATGGGGAGTATACATTGTTGATTCAGTTGAAAAGGTGCAATCCTAGTCCATCCAGGACTCATAGCCCCAAGTTTTCGAAGGACAAGGGCGAGGTTTGGTTTCTCATCATTGGAGATATCGAGGGGAAAGAAGTGTGGGCGATGAAGAGGATCGCTGGGGTGGGATCCGTAGGGAGGACTCATCACTTACAATTCACAGCTCCAGAGTTTCCAG GGAGAACACAGTTCACATTCTACGTGATGTCGGATACTTACATTGGCATGGACCAGCAGTACGACATCCCGATGAATGTAACAACATGA